From Haloglomus litoreum, the proteins below share one genomic window:
- a CDS encoding DUF6517 family protein has translation MVANDTEESGPVARLGRRRLLATLGTATAVSLAGCGGVTSQSFESSPTGLSATAQEELRLGEESRESPTVERSAAGGNVSVSVTSHTAVYSRAAGLGGQ, from the coding sequence ATGGTAGCCAACGACACGGAAGAGTCTGGGCCCGTCGCCCGTCTCGGTCGCCGGCGCCTCCTCGCGACGCTCGGGACGGCGACGGCGGTGTCGCTCGCGGGCTGTGGTGGTGTCACGTCGCAGTCGTTCGAATCCTCGCCGACGGGGCTCTCTGCGACCGCCCAGGAGGAGCTCCGCCTGGGAGAGGAGTCACGGGAGTCCCCGACGGTCGAGCGGAGTGCGGCCGGGGGGAACGTCTCGGTGAGCGTCACCAGCCACACGGCGGTCTACAGCCGGGCGGCCGGACTCGGGGGCCAGTGA
- a CDS encoding DUF6517 family protein — translation MTEDPDHRRTMQASGAAPFVGHAADRPRAERARSLEAPDRHGPLRTGRFVVELDGVEVSGFQVVDLPARSTGLVDSGGESGGQRRTMGQTEYEDLTMERGMRKGDSTLDDWRTSVDQGKMDEARKEVVVSLQDDAGTTMLQWRFTNARPLAYDPPTLDATTGGSQGAIATESVTVDFEDVERVADTGPVEQRQGRGDSGVFRYVRTANGGRVGNGAALVAGADVGIQGVTLDWLDAAATAPGQQVGLLVPEGARGDGDAAALWLLRGSDLEQGGTRTVKQGAAGRLYWVPGRAFFHDRSWHVGGGESEDGADSPSDPVPGWPTGDRSAVQVLLDTGSGSLEDALGVAAGSDAAAAAGVQPATAGDTVDPASTVFAVVGPATPPFDGPSLQVTGSGPGGVDDLLDAGAPAPLAGATFGLGTVSTPDASIAGQSVNPLVGMNATALLEHEVARRVLGRAGVTDAGSVEWLDGPRSAGADASTSVQMLGTETTVESYEGVVSGQDGPWAVGVHLAPITDDSHVIAAGVHRQPLGTAAGLSDSSGWQRALGRGRQFTAETAGRLEYL, via the coding sequence ATGACCGAGGACCCAGACCACCGTCGGACCATGCAGGCGTCCGGAGCCGCACCGTTCGTCGGCCACGCCGCCGACAGGCCGCGGGCGGAGCGGGCCCGGTCGCTCGAAGCGCCGGACAGACACGGCCCGCTCCGGACCGGCCGGTTCGTGGTCGAGCTCGACGGCGTCGAGGTGAGTGGCTTCCAGGTCGTCGACCTCCCGGCACGCTCGACGGGGCTGGTCGACTCCGGCGGCGAGAGCGGGGGCCAGCGCCGGACCATGGGGCAGACGGAGTACGAGGACCTGACGATGGAGCGCGGGATGCGGAAGGGCGACAGTACACTGGACGACTGGCGCACGTCCGTCGACCAGGGGAAGATGGACGAGGCCCGGAAGGAGGTCGTCGTCTCCCTGCAGGACGACGCCGGAACGACGATGCTCCAGTGGCGGTTCACGAACGCCCGGCCGCTCGCCTACGACCCGCCGACGCTCGACGCGACGACGGGCGGGAGCCAAGGAGCCATCGCCACGGAGTCGGTCACTGTCGACTTCGAGGACGTCGAGCGTGTCGCCGATACCGGCCCCGTCGAGCAACGGCAGGGTCGGGGCGACTCGGGCGTGTTCCGGTACGTCCGGACGGCGAACGGCGGCCGGGTCGGGAACGGCGCGGCCCTCGTCGCGGGCGCCGATGTCGGCATCCAGGGCGTGACGCTCGACTGGCTCGACGCCGCCGCGACCGCTCCCGGCCAGCAGGTCGGCCTGCTCGTCCCGGAGGGCGCCAGGGGCGACGGTGACGCGGCCGCCCTCTGGCTCCTCCGGGGCAGCGACCTCGAACAGGGGGGCACTCGCACGGTGAAGCAGGGTGCCGCGGGGCGCCTGTACTGGGTTCCCGGACGGGCGTTCTTCCACGACCGCTCGTGGCACGTGGGGGGCGGGGAATCAGAGGACGGTGCCGACTCGCCCTCGGACCCGGTTCCGGGCTGGCCGACGGGTGACCGGTCGGCCGTCCAAGTCCTCCTCGACACCGGCAGCGGGTCCCTGGAGGACGCACTCGGGGTGGCTGCGGGGTCCGACGCCGCCGCTGCTGCGGGTGTTCAGCCAGCCACCGCGGGCGACACCGTCGACCCGGCATCGACCGTGTTCGCGGTGGTCGGGCCGGCGACCCCCCCGTTCGACGGGCCCTCGCTGCAGGTGACGGGCTCCGGCCCCGGTGGGGTCGACGACCTGCTCGACGCGGGTGCGCCCGCGCCGCTGGCCGGCGCGACATTCGGGCTGGGGACCGTCTCGACGCCGGACGCGTCCATCGCGGGCCAGTCGGTCAATCCCCTCGTCGGGATGAACGCGACAGCGCTGCTCGAACACGAGGTCGCGCGGCGGGTGCTCGGTCGGGCCGGTGTCACCGACGCTGGGTCGGTCGAGTGGCTGGACGGGCCCCGCTCCGCGGGTGCCGATGCCAGTACCTCGGTCCAGATGCTCGGGACGGAAACGACGGTCGAGAGCTACGAGGGCGTCGTGAGCGGGCAGGACGGCCCGTGGGCGGTCGGCGTCCACCTTGCCCCCATCACCGACGACTCGCACGTCATCGCGGCCGGGGTGCATCGCCAGCCGCTCGGGACCGCAGCCGGCCTCTCCGACTCGTCGGGCTGGCAGCGGGCCCTCGGCCGGGGCCGGCAGTTCACGGCGGAGACGGCCGGCCGACTCGAGTATCTCTGA
- a CDS encoding phage tail protein — MADRHGPLRTGRFVVEVGGVEVDGFRVVDLPARFTKEVEYREGSDPDDNRQLMGQTEYEDLTMKRGAKKGDTTLFDWRKSVDEGRMEEGRKDLAVVLQTETGEEAIRWEFTNAWPKRYDPPTLDATSEGGGVATEDVTIVFDEMTRAE; from the coding sequence ATGGCGGACAGACACGGCCCGCTCCGGACGGGTCGGTTCGTGGTCGAGGTCGGCGGCGTCGAGGTGGATGGGTTCCGGGTCGTCGACCTCCCGGCACGCTTCACGAAGGAAGTGGAGTACCGGGAGGGTTCCGACCCTGACGACAATCGCCAGCTCATGGGGCAGACGGAGTACGAGGACCTGACGATGAAGCGTGGGGCGAAGAAGGGGGATACGACGCTGTTCGACTGGCGCAAGTCCGTCGACGAGGGGCGGATGGAGGAGGGCCGGAAGGACCTCGCCGTGGTGCTACAGACCGAGACGGGCGAGGAGGCGATCCGCTGGGAGTTCACGAACGCGTGGCCCAAGCGGTACGACCCTCCGACCCTCGACGCGACCAGCGAGGGCGGCGGCGTCGCCACCGAGGATGTCACCATCGTCTTCGACGAGATGACGCGGGCGGAGTAG
- a CDS encoding twin-arginine translocation signal domain-containing protein, with product MTEEGESGLPVSRRSFVTATAAVATATAGCGNPTQQSFEASAVGLPDETHEPLEVTETALEELTLSFDGPAGSRVELTNHAGVYDRTVGTGGQ from the coding sequence ATGACCGAGGAGGGGGAGTCCGGGCTACCGGTCTCACGGCGGAGTTTCGTCACGGCGACCGCAGCTGTCGCGACCGCGACGGCGGGGTGTGGGAACCCGACACAGCAGTCGTTCGAGGCGTCGGCCGTGGGGCTCCCGGACGAGACCCACGAGCCGCTGGAGGTGACCGAGACGGCGCTGGAGGAACTGACGCTCTCGTTCGACGGGCCCGCCGGGAGCCGGGTCGAACTGACGAACCACGCCGGGGTCTACGACCGCACCGTCGGGACCGGGGGACAGTGA